Proteins from a single region of Antechinus flavipes isolate AdamAnt ecotype Samford, QLD, Australia chromosome 2, AdamAnt_v2, whole genome shotgun sequence:
- the LOC127549802 gene encoding uncharacterized protein LOC127549802 translates to MERMTLQKKNKIKEKPPSLIPYGKTFMSPLPFFENDPNTRVTFNIRKSSTPRTAMSLEYLPYFRTYEGPSDEPSTLNLGSCLQEEVIKEKECRKITNVWHKENQKDLVPSTGFFPYYRSQDEFLVSPFLRSRLRKAHRIKSRNEEKRRESNRKFAIHKCRASLLSLKPNVDLQPLPKNSPSCSSLLLFSTDSSEESQLDVPLFNDDTFCSAGFTPYYRTEETLQASPIPVILSSVPRGHEWDGTEIRRRNWIIPTYYGVCQKHSKS, encoded by the exons ATGGAAAGAATG actttacagaagaaaaataagatcaaggaGAAACCCCCCTCTCTGATCCCCTATGGGAAGACATTTATGTCCCCTCTTCCGTTCTTTGAGAATGACCCTAATACCAGGGTGACTTTCAACATCAGGAAATCATCCACACCAAGGACAGCCATGTCTTTGGAATATTTAccatattttagaacatatgaaGGGCCCTCTGACGAACCGTCAACTTTGAATTTGGGGTCCTGCCTCCAAGAAGAAGTCATTAAGGAAAAAGAATGCAGGAAAATAACCAATGTTTGGCACAAGGAGAACCAGAAAGACTTGGTTCCCTCCACTGGATTCTTTCCATATTATCGATCTCAGGATGAATTCTTAGTCAGCCCATTTCTACGGAGCAGATTACGTAAAGCCCATAGGATAAAAtccagaaatgaagaaaaaagaagagaatctaATAGGAAATTTGCTATTCATAAATGTAGA GCCTCCTTGTTAAGTCTTAAACCAAATGTTGATCTCCAACCTTTGCCCAAGAACTCTCCTTCTTGTAGTTCCCTTCTATTGTTCTCTACTGATTCCTCTGAAGAAAGCCAACTGGATGTCCCTTTGTTCAATGATGACACCTTTTGCTCTGCAGGGTTCACTCCCTATTATAGAACTGAAGAAACACTTCAGGCCAGCCCCATCCCAGTAATTCTTTCTTCAGTTCCCAGAGGCCATGAATGGGATGGCACTGAAATAAGGAGAAGAAATTGGATCATACCGACTTACTATGGGGTGTGTCAGAAACATAGCAAATCTTAG